AACGGTCAGCATATCGACTTCGTTAATATCTAATGTGCCAAGCGTTCGATAGATCAGGTTTTCGTCAGGACGCCCCAGATTTTGCGCCAATAGAACCGGCACGGCATCACCACGATAGGAAATCAGTATATCTCTTGCCGTTGCCAATTGACTGCGCCGGCGCATCGAAACCGGATTATAAAAGGCGATAACAAAATCGCCTGCCCCGGCGGCATGAATACGTTGTTCAATGGCAGTCCATGGGGTTAATAAATCGGAAAGAGAGATGGTACAAAAATCATGACCAAGCAAAGCGCCTGATCGTGCGGCAGCCGCCTGAAGCGCTGAAATGCCTGGTGCGCTGACAACGTCAACCCGGCGCGCAGCATCACTAACGCCGCCATCATCATCTGTACGATCAAGCAATTCAAATACCAATGCGCCCATTGCGTAAATACCCGCATCACCAGAACAGATAATAGCCACATCCTTGCCAGTCGCGGCTGTTTCCAGCGCATAACGGCAACGTGCTTCTTCCTCGCCAAGCTTGAAATCTCGCCGTGGAATATGGGCAGCTATCGCGCCAAGTATATCGATATATAGACCATATCCAACCAATTCATCAGCCATCTGCACCATGCGTGATGCCTCAGGCGTGCGCCACGAACTTTGTCCCGGGCCAATCCCTATCAACATAACCCGACCAGTTTTACGCCCCCCCAGCATAGTGATATCAGCACATGGTTGATCAAGCAAAGCCACCGCCATAGTTGATGATGCTGATTTTTGCTTTTCGACAAGCAGTCGTCCGTTTATGCCAGATGCCGCCAGTGCGGCGGCCTCGGCCACTCCATGCGCCCCTATTTCTGCATGGACAACTTCCGAGGGATTAGCCAAACGCGGCGTTTCAGCTTCAAGACGGGCAACGTCATAAACCAGAAACGGGACATCAAGATGTGCTGCCAAAGCCTTTATGGCTGGCTCATCAGCCTTAATATCCACTGACACCACAGCCGCAATCGCTGACGGGTTTAGATCATGCGCGTCGAGATGCGCCAAAACATGCGGCATCAGTTCCTCAACTGCACAACCTCTTGCGCACCCAACACCCAGAACAAGTTGCTGCGGACAATAAACAAGCTGATTATTTGCGGGAGCTAGAGCCTGCATGGTTGCGGTGAGAACGACATCATCACCATGCGGCACCTTAGCCAGCCATGAATCTAATGATGCCTGTGCCTCACCATCACGCTTTGCGCCTGTTCCTGCCAGCAAGCTTGCCATAACGGGTGCGGCCTGATCCGGGTTTGCCAAGCGCCATCCTTGTGGGGGTTCATCTAAGGATGCCGACCATGCGATATTGCCAGCCATGGTCACGGCGATATGGCTATCATTTTCAGATGCTAATGCTTTGGCTATCCTAAGCCCGCCATGATGCCCGCCCAGTAATGGGACAATATTTACCCCATCATCGGACATCGCCAATACGGGGGCATCAGCTGTTTTATGCGACAAATACGGCGCTACCGCGCGAATCAGAATGCCCGATGCGCATATACCTATTATCGGACGTCCGGCAACGAATAATGCACCGATATGGGCTATTGTATCATCAAACAGATATGGCGCATCAGGGCAGCGGCTTTGCAGACCGTGAATATCGGCTTCAATACGCGACGCCAATGATCTGGCAAGGGTCAGTCCAGAAGCCGTCAATGCGACCATAACAGGACGCCGTGAGGTTAAAGCCATGGGTCATCACCCTTATATAAAATAATCATTGAGAAATAAGGTGCGTCATCGGGGGCATCAGATAATTTGTGACAGGTTTGGTGCGATAATGACGCGTGGCTGACATAGCGGGCTGTTTCGGCATAACCAAGCCGTTCAAACAGGCTACGAACCCGCGCAAGATGCCGTCCCACCTTGATAATGACTATCGCTTCGGCAGCTTTTATACCCGCTTCGAGCGTTGTATCATCAAGCGGTGCGGGCAAAATGGTCAATATATCATTACGCGCCACAAGCGGATGAGCCACCGCCGCCGCACACGCTGTCATCGAGGTGATGCCGGGGATGATTTCAACTTCGTAATCACGCAGACGTGCCAGCAGATACATGAAAGAGCCGTAAAATAGCGGATCCCCCTCGCATAGCACAACAACATCACGCCCAGCATCAAGATGGGTTTTGATCACTTCGGCACCCTGATCATAGATGCTTTGCGCTGGCATTCGCCCGCTTCGCATTGGCACCACCATCGGGATTTCAATAGCATCGCAAGATATGGCATCAGCCACAATAGAACGGGCAAAGCTGACACCATTGTCAGGTGCCGGATAGGCAATCACCGTTGCCGCTTCAACCAGACTCCATGCGCGGCGGGTGACAAGTTGTGCGTCGCCAGGCCCCGTGCCGACGCCATATAACCTGCCTAAGCTCATAGGCTTGATCCACTTGTATTGATGTTTTTCCGCCAAACCCATTGTGTTACCGGCATAAGGGCACGCCAGCCATGATATCCTCCAACCGGATCAGCGTGATTGACAGCTATGCGTGTTAAATCGCCTTTTGTCGCTTGCCAAGATGACAGCAAAATGGCTTCACTTTCGAGCGTTACCGCATGGGCAACAAGAACACCACCCGGACGAAGTTGTTGCTGGCAAAGCGCTATTAACGCGGGGGACAGACCACCACCAATAAAGATAGCATCCGGTGTTGGCAGGCCAAATAGCCCATCGGGCAAGGATGCGTGAATGGCGTGATAGCCAGCAGCGTCTGGACTATCATGCGAAGCCGAAACCCCGTGACGGCGGGCATTAGCCATCGCACGTTTGATCTGCGCGTCATCGCGGTCAATCGCATAGGCCTTTCCCCGCGGTGCATGGCGCAGAAAATCGATAGATACAGCACCAGATCCAGCACCTACATCCCACAGCACAGCCCCCGGAAAAGGTGATAATTTTGCCAGCGCGCTGGCGCGTAAATCGCGCTTTGTCATCTTGCCGTCAGTTTCAAACAAACTGTCTGAAAGAGCCATGCCTGTTGCACCAATATGATCCGGAACGGTGATCGCCAAAATATGAAAATCAGATATGTCTGCATGCGCCCATGCGCTGGCTATAGCATCAAAACGGGTTTCATATTCACCACCGATATCACCCAGCACAGTGATATGCGCCGAACCATATCCATGATCAACCAGAAGGGCAGCTATATCGGCGGCTGATTGGGCATTTGCTGTCAGCACAAGCAGTCGCGCCCGCGGATAGAGATAGGGAATAATACCCGTTACTGGACGGCCATGCACGGTTACAGTTTCACAATCGGCAAGCGGCCATCGCATGCGCGATGCCGCCATCTGAAATCCAGAAACAGCAGGCATGATTACGCATCTATCATGACCAAAATGCGTGACCAAACTGGAACCGACGCCAAACCATAATGGGTCACCTGTCGCCAGAATTACGATATTTCCAACAGTCGCCTCGAGTTTGGTAGTCAAATCAGAAAAAGGTGTAGGCCAGCTTTCGATTATGCCATCTGTATCAATCGTGGCATGGAACCGTTTCGACGCAAATATGTGATCGGCGGCCTTGATACAAGCAAGTGCATCAGGTGCCAAAGCCATGCACCCCGCTTCGGTAACGCCTATAATGGTAATATTTTGCGGGGCTGTGCTCATCTTGACCGCCCAGCGATCACCGCAAGCGCATTCAATGCCGCCGACGCAATTGCTGACCCCCCAAGAGTACCATGAAGGGTGATAAAGGGCGGCGCATACGGCTGTTCTAACGTGGCATGTTTGGCTGCTACGGACCACTCATCTGCGAGAGAGGCCAGCGCCATTTTTGACTCAGCCGCGCCAATAAAGCCGACAGGAAAACCAAGAATCAAAGCTGGTCTTACTGACTCATCACGCATACGTTCAAGCAAACGAAACAGGGCTGTTGGTGCATTGCCAATAACCACGATCCCGCCCTCAAGCCGTTCGTCCCATAGATCAACCGCCGCCGCCGAGCGTGTGGTTTTGTCAGCTAGGGCTCTGGCAGGTGTTTGCGGATCGTTTAATGTCACCCGAACCGGGTTATCTGCAGGTAGAAAACGTCGTGTTATACCCGATGCAACCATTTCACAATCACAAAAAATATGCGCGCCAGCTCGTAAAGCGGTAACCGCAGTTGATGTAGCATCCGCATCAATAACCAGCTGTTCAGCCACATCAACCATGCCACACGCATGAATGATACGGATCGCTATTTCGGCATCATCACCTGAAAAAGTGCCCAGCTGTGCCTGTTCACGAACATGCGCAAAGGATGCGTCGTAAATGGTCTGCGGGTCTTTGATATAGGAATAGGTTGTTGTCATCAGCGCCAATCACCTATCTGATTCCTGACTGGACTTGGGTTTGTAGTTGCGCACCGATTCCGGCCCATGCGGATGTTTTGCATGCGGATAAGGCTGATGCGTATGCCCATGATGATGGTCATGATCGTGGTGATGGTCATGATCGTGGGCATGATCGTGGCCGTGATCATGGTGGTGGTCACTGTCAAGGCGACACGCACCGCTACAGAAGCTATCACATAATTTACAATCTTCGACATTGCTACCGGGGGCTGAAATTCCCTGCCCCTCGACGTGATGATGATGACTTTCCTGTGCCACACCAACATCAGCTTCAAAACCCAGCACTTGCGCGCGGTATTTACACAAAGCACAGTTCATATTGTTATTACCATCAATGATCTCACGAACCCGATCGGCAAAGGTTGCAATCACTTTCGGATGGTCATTCAGATAGCTGGCCTTAATAAATTCAATATCCGGATAATGCGCTGCCACTTCATCGGTAAAGCCATAAATACGGTCAATCAGAATGCCTGAAAATAGGAAATACGGAAACACAACAACACGTTTATAGCCAAGCCGCGCTACATGCTCGAGGCATGGCTGGACAAGGGGAAAGGTTACGCCGCTATAGCCAACTTCTGCCCAGCCAAACCCCATACCTTCCCACAGCATCCGGCAAATTTTGGAAACATTGGAATTCGCATCAGGATCAGAGGCACCGCGCCCGATAACAACAAGGCAAGTATCAGCAATATCAACCGCACCATAGGTGGCGTTCGCTTCATCGACTGCGGATTTAATCCGATCACCAGCCGCTTGCAGCATTTGCAGATCGATCGCCAATTCACGGCCATATTGTATCGTAATATCATGTTCAGCCGCATAGGTGTTAAGTACCGATGGAATATCATTTTTGGCATGGCCAGCCGCAAACAACATGCCTGGCACCGCCAGAACATGCGTCACCCCTTTTGCACGCAAAGCATCCAGACCTGTTTTGATCACAGGTGTTGCAAATTCCAGATAACCATATTCGACAGGCCAGTCCGGAAACAAAGGTGCCAGTTTTTCCGCAAGTACGGCAAATTCCGTGACTGCGGATTTTGACCGTGAACCATGACCACATATCATCACACCATATTTTGGCGGTGTTTGCGTTTCATTAACATCATGCATTTTGTTCTGTCCCTTCGGTCACATCGGGAAGTTCACCCCCATCATCAGCATTGTCACCAGTATTACCTCTGGCACCGTTAGCTGATTTAATATCACTATCTTGTCTTCGCTTACGGTTTATAGCCAGAATGCCAGCCAGACCAACAGCCAGACCGCCTAGCACGGCACCCGCTATATGGCTATGACCGGCAAATTCGCCGAAATGCCCAATATGCGCAAATGCAGGCGCGCTGGCCATATTCAAGATAATACCGAAACCGAATATCAATAAGCAGGATTTGTTCTTATACATTCATATCTCACGTCACAAATTGTTACATCATGAATCAGGTGAGATATGTTTTGGATAGAAGCAAAGCAAAAACTAGAAACACAGCCATTTTGCTGCGTCATAGATCTTGGCTCGGGGCCCGGAATTGGTTGCCTGATTTAGGTCCACCGCACCGGGATCGCTTTCATCTTGTTCACAAGTCCACCGTCCTTGATTATGCATACTAGGAAGTTAGAACAATTACAATTACCCATAACCGCCATTAATTAGGTGAATTGCAACAAGCACGTTGAGCCATATCGCCTATATGGCTTACTATCATCATGGTAAAATACTGTTAGCGGAACATATCATCCTGATGTCTTCATTTTCCGATATAGAATTACGTGCGCTTGTTCTGATTGCGGCTATCTTGATCGACAGGATGGTTGGTGAACCTGCGCTGTTATGGCGGCACTTACCGCATCCAGTCGTTTTTTTTGGAAAATTAATCAGCTTCTGTGACCGAAAACTGAACCAAAAACGCAGAAAATGGACAGGGAGAAGACGACGTCTGCATGGGCTAATGGCCATATTGTTTCTGGTCGTGATTGCTGGCATTGCTGGATATGTGGCATCTTTTGGCGGGCTAATAGCCGATATTGTCATCGTCACTATTCTTATTGCTGGCAAATCGCTACATGATCATATTGATGCCGTTGCTGTTGCTTTACGCCGCGACATTAGTTCTGCCCGATACGCAGTCAGCATGATTGTCGGACGGCAAACCAACAATCTGGATGAAGATGAAATTGCACGTGCTGCCATCGAAACAGGTGCTGAAAACCTATCTGATGGCGTTTTTGCCCCTGCCCTATGGTATCTTGCGCTTGGGTTACCGGGAATTCTTATCTATAAAATGACCAACACGGCTGACAGCATGATCGGCTATAAAAATGCACGCTATCTGGCCTTTGGCTATGGCGCGGCTAAATTTGATGATTTGCTTAACTATGTTCCCGCACGCCTGACAGCTTTGCTAATCGCACTTGCTGGAATGCTCAAAGGCAGTTTACGGTTTTCTACCCTGTATCTTTTTGTCCCTGATGCCCGCACGCATAGCTCGCCAAATTCAGGTTGGCCCGAAGCCGCTATGGCATATGCCTTGGATATTTGGTTGGCCGGATCAAGATATTATGGGAATAGGTTGATTGTCGCGCCACGGATGAATCCTGACGGACGTTTGGTTGAAAGCAACGATATTCAAAAATCACTTGAAATATTGACCACTGCACAAATTCTGTTTCTTTTGGCCATCGCACTGACATTGATATGGTGGCATTTAGCTAGCTAGGTTGGTGACTCAAAGCCCCGCAATTTTTGCAATTTTATCCATATCAAGATGCGTCGCAATATGTTCAGCCAGTTTATCAAGAATTTCATCCACCATATCGTCATAATTGAGCTGGCTTTGTATCCCGCCAAGTTGCTGCATAAAGGCACTGCGAAAATCATTGCTACTGAAAATACCATGCACGTAACTGCCCGCGACCAACCCGCTTGGTGATACAGCTCCTTCCGGACGTCCTTCAATCATCAGTAAAGGGCGATCCCTATCATTTCCGCGCGTTCTGCCAATATGAATTTCATAACCAGAAACCAGAACCCCAGAATCAGCTGTCGTGGCGGCAACCTGTCTGACAGTTTTGTCAGTTGCCAAAAATGTTTCAACATCCAGCAAACCAAGCCCCTCGGCTGATCCTGCCTTACCTTCAATGCCATATGGATCATGTACCCAGTTACCAAGCATCTGATAACCACCACAAAGACCCAGCACACGCCCACCACGCCGGACATGGTTGATAATATCAGCGTCCCAGCCTTGCTGGCGCAAAAAGCCCAAATCAGATATTGTCGCCTTTGAACCGGGTATCAGAATAACATCCGCATCAACAGGCATAACATCACCTGGCTGAACAAGTGTCAGATCGATGCTGGGCTCAACCGACAAAGGATCAAGATCATCAAAATTGGCAATCCGTTGCAACAGCGGCACAGCAATTTTGAGTGCTTTATCTGAGCTGCCCATTGATTGCGATGACCCGATATCAAGGATATCTTCAGCTGGCAAAAGCCGCGCATCGGCAAACCATGGCAATATGCCAACACCATCCCACTTAGTATGGCTTTCGATAATTTTCATACCATCATTAAATAGATTAGTATCGCCACGGAATTTATTGATTAAAAATGCTTTTATCAAATTTGAATCTGCATTATCAAGCACCATATCGGTACCAACAAGACTGGCAATGACCCCACCTCGATCAATATCACCAACAAGAATAACGGGTATATCAGCCGCCTGTGCAAAGCCCATGTTGGCGATATCACCTGCCCGCAAATTTACCTCAGCGGGACTGCCAGCGCCTTCGACAATGACGATATCTGCCGTTGTGCAAAGCCGGTTAAAACTATCCATTACGCGTGGTAACAAGGTGGCTTTATGTGTGCCATATTCCTTGGCACGCATGCTGCCAAAGCGTTTTCCCTGAACGATAATCTGTGCCCCCGTATCCGTTTCAGGTTTGAGTAAAACCGGGTTCATATCAACAGAAGCGGCAACACGACAGGCCAAAGCCTGCAAAGCTTGCGCGCGGCCTATCTCACCACCATCGCTGGTCGCAGCCGCATTGTTTGACATATTCTGGGGTTTGAAAGGTCGGACAGTCAGGCCTTGATTGGCAAAATAACGACACAGGCCAGCGACCAATACCGATTTACCAACATTTGAACCCGCCCCCTGAATCATAAGACATGGTGTTGGCTTGTCTGTTGGTGAAAACACGGCGTGATCAACCATTAAAATTCAACACCAATCTGCGCCTTTATGCCAGAACGGAAAGGATGCTTTATAAGTGACATATCAGTAACAAGATCGGCTATTTCTATCAGCTCTTCAGCCGCATTACGTCCGGTCAGCACAACATGCGTCATGTCTGGCTTTTGCGTTTGCAGGAAGCTGATAACCTCATCAAGCGAAATATACCCATAGCGCAAGGCGATATTGATCTCATCCAGCAAAACCATTGCATTGGTGTCATCCAGAATCAAAGCCTTTGCCTGTTCCCAAGCAGCCAGTGCGGCGGCAATATCACGTTCTTTATCCTGCGTTTCCCAGGTAAAACCCTCGCCCATTGTATGAAACTGGCATAGATCACCAAAATGAGCCGTGATGAGATTGCGTTCACCCGTATCCATGCCCCCTTTGATAAACTGAACAACAGCACACGGCATCTGATGCGCGATACAACGAAAAATCATGCCAAAAGCGGCCGAGGACTTCCCTTTGCCTTTACCCGTATTGATAATGATTAACCCTTTTTCCTGGGTCTTACTGGCCATGATTTTGTCACGCGCCTGTTTTTTCTTAGCCATTTTGCTGTTATGGCGATCTATATCGTTTGGTGCCTGATCATCGGTCATCTTGGTTCCCCCTTCGTTTCTCAAGCTCAGCTTGCACGCTATTGCGTCTTGGTGTCCATAGGCCACGGTCGATGGCCTCTTGAAAGCGTGCCAGCATATCGGCATAGGCCGCGTCATTGGCCGTTTCAAGAAAATCGCGCACAAGGTCATCTTCTATATAGGCTTCATATAAGGCGGTGAAATGATGTTCATCAACCATCCGCGTGGTGGCCGCAAAAGCAAACAGATAATCAACGGTTGCCAGCATTTCAAATGCCCCTTTATAGCCATGTCGCATAGCCCCCGCGATCCATTTGGGATTACTAGCGCGGCCACGAACAACACGGCTGATTTCTTCGGCAAGGCTTCGGATAACGGGGCGCTCAGGTAATGAGTGGTCGTTGTGATAGACGGGCACATCACGCCCTGACAGATGCGCGACGGCGGCAGACAGACCACCTGCAAATTGATAGTAATCATCGCTATCAAGGATATCATGCTCACGATTATCCTGATTATGCAGCACTGCATCTGACGATGCCAACCGAGCTTCTAGCGCATCACGGGCATCAATTCCTGATAATTGTTCACCATAAGCATATGATGACCAAGTCAGAAAAGCTTCGGCAAAATCAGCACGTTGTTCCCAGATACCCTCATCAATCAGAGTTTGCAGACCTGCACCGTAAGCACCTGGCTTGGCACTGAAAATACGCATGGTACTTTGCCGCAACGCATCCTTAAGCGGCACACCATTATCCGTAAGCTTGGTTGTTTCGGCACGGGCAACCGCGGCAAGCGGGTTCTGGTCATCAGGCTCATCAAGTGCCGCAACAGCCTGAACAGCGCGATCAATCAGACTCATCTGTGCGGGAAAAGCATCGCGGAAAAACCCTGAACAACGCAATGAAATATCAATGCGAGGCCGACCCAGCACCGCTAGAGGAATGATATCAAACCCTGTCACACGGCGTGAATTATTGTCCCATTCAGGTTGCACACCCATTAAAGCCAGTGCCTGCGCGATATCATCACCGCCTGTTCGCATGTTTGATGTACCCCATGCCGACAGCACCATCGCCTTTGGCCAGTTACCATGATCAAGCAGATATCGGTCAAGCAACGCATTTGCCGACGCCCATCCCAAACGCCACGCAACCGGTGTTGGCAAAGCCCGGCTGTCAATTGAATAAAAGTTGCGGCCTGTTGGCAACACTTCGGGACGTCCACGTGTTGGCGCACCAGAAGCACCTGCAGGCACAAACTGACCCGCAAGTCCTCGTTGTAGAGCGTCTCGTTCAGCCTCGCCGCATGTATTTAAGGATGGTTTAATCACCGTTAATCCATGCGACAGCACCCTTGCCGATACTGGCCCTGGTGGTTTGATATCACCCGCAACCAGCGCCGCCGCCAGCATATCAAGCCGTTCCACTGTATCACCCTGACTTCGCCAGATGCTATTGGATATTTCAGCAAGAATGGCTGGTTGTGTTCCCTGCCAAGAAACAGCGCGTTCGGCAGTCAAAGGATCAAATAATTCATCCCCAATCGATAATTCAAGATCATCTGCCAACGCCCGAAGCAGTGACGCATGCGCGCCCTCTCCATCATAACGAGGGGTGCGCAAAATCTGTACCAGCAACGCATTCAACAGATCAGGCGCAGCATTACGGCCAAAAATATGCAAACCATCACGGATTTGCAGTTCCTTTAGATCACACAGGAAATTGTCAAGTTTCAGCAGTTTTTCACCAGCAGCATCATCAGGTAGAATGCCGCAATCCTTGGCCAGACCCGCGCGCTCAGCGTCAATCAGAATATCTTCTAAAAGTGCGGTAGAACGGGCTTTATCCATGCCAGCGGCTTCATAATATTCGTCCATTTGCGACTCGATTGCCGCCATGACCCCATGCGAGTCAGCATTTGTCATCGGTGGTGTCAGGTGGTCAAGCACAACCGCCGCGGTGCGGCGCTTGGCCTGTGCCCCTTCACCCGGATCATTGACAATAAAGGGATATAAATGCGGCACCGCCCCCAATACGGCCTCAGGATAACAAGACGCACTCAAAGCAAGCGCTTTGCCAGGTAACCATTCCAGATTGCCATGCTTGCCAAAATGAACCACGGCATCCATGCCCCAGATGTCACGCAACCAGATATAAAAGGCAAAATAATTATGTGGCGGCACCAGATCAGGCGCGTGATAGGTTGCCTTTGGATCGATATTATATCCCCGCGCTGGCTGAACACCGACGACAACATGCCCAAAGGCCAGAACCGGAATGCGGAAAGCCTTACCGTCAAACATGGGATCTTTTTCAGTAGTGCCCCATCGATCAATGACTGCGGATCGCACATCATCCGGCAATGATGCAAAGGCGTGCGCATAAACATCATGGGCTAGCGTTATATGGGATTCGCGCCCTTTCCATCCGGCGTTTGTTGGGCCTTTGCGAAGCGCAGCAATCAAATCGGCACTTGAGTTCGGTAAATTCGTGATTGTGTATCCAGCCACCTGCAAATCACGCAGCGTCTGAAACGCACTTTCTGGCGTATCAAGCCCAACCCCATTGGCAATCCGCCCGTCCTTATTCGGATAATTAGCAAGGATGAAAGCGATCTTTTTATCAGCCGGCTGTTTTTTGCGTAATGTACACCATTTTGCAGCTAAGCTTGCCACAAAACGGGCACGCTCTGGCACCAGCACATAATGCGTTGTCATGGCATGTGTAACAGCATCTTTGCTTAGTGGCTTTTTAAAGGCGATGGCGCGCGATAAAATTCGGCCATCCAATTCAGGCAAAGCCACATTCATCGCCAAATCACGCGCGGTTAGACC
This window of the Candidatus Puniceispirillum marinum IMCC1322 genome carries:
- a CDS encoding sirohydrochlorin chelatase, which encodes MHDVNETQTPPKYGVMICGHGSRSKSAVTEFAVLAEKLAPLFPDWPVEYGYLEFATPVIKTGLDALRAKGVTHVLAVPGMLFAAGHAKNDIPSVLNTYAAEHDITIQYGRELAIDLQMLQAAGDRIKSAVDEANATYGAVDIADTCLVVIGRGASDPDANSNVSKICRMLWEGMGFGWAEVGYSGVTFPLVQPCLEHVARLGYKRVVVFPYFLFSGILIDRIYGFTDEVAAHYPDIEFIKASYLNDHPKVIATFADRVREIIDGNNNMNCALCKYRAQVLGFEADVGVAQESHHHHVEGQGISAPGSNVEDCKLCDSFCSGACRLDSDHHHDHGHDHAHDHDHHHDHDHHHGHTHQPYPHAKHPHGPESVRNYKPKSSQESDR
- the cobI gene encoding precorrin-2 C(20)-methyltransferase gives rise to the protein MSLGRLYGVGTGPGDAQLVTRRAWSLVEAATVIAYPAPDNGVSFARSIVADAISCDAIEIPMVVPMRSGRMPAQSIYDQGAEVIKTHLDAGRDVVVLCEGDPLFYGSFMYLLARLRDYEVEIIPGITSMTACAAAVAHPLVARNDILTILPAPLDDTTLEAGIKAAEAIVIIKVGRHLARVRSLFERLGYAETARYVSHASLSHQTCHKLSDAPDDAPYFSMIILYKGDDPWL
- a CDS encoding bifunctional cobalt-precorrin-7 (C(5))-methyltransferase/cobalt-precorrin-6B (C(15))-methyltransferase — its product is MSTAPQNITIIGVTEAGCMALAPDALACIKAADHIFASKRFHATIDTDGIIESWPTPFSDLTTKLEATVGNIVILATGDPLWFGVGSSLVTHFGHDRCVIMPAVSGFQMAASRMRWPLADCETVTVHGRPVTGIIPYLYPRARLLVLTANAQSAADIAALLVDHGYGSAHITVLGDIGGEYETRFDAIASAWAHADISDFHILAITVPDHIGATGMALSDSLFETDGKMTKRDLRASALAKLSPFPGAVLWDVGAGSGAVSIDFLRHAPRGKAYAIDRDDAQIKRAMANARRHGVSASHDSPDAAGYHAIHASLPDGLFGLPTPDAIFIGGGLSPALIALCQQQLRPGGVLVAHAVTLESEAILLSSWQATKGDLTRIAVNHADPVGGYHGWRALMPVTQWVWRKNINTSGSSL
- the cobO gene encoding cob(I)yrinic acid a,c-diamide adenosyltransferase, producing the protein MTDDQAPNDIDRHNSKMAKKKQARDKIMASKTQEKGLIIINTGKGKGKSSAAFGMIFRCIAHQMPCAVVQFIKGGMDTGERNLITAHFGDLCQFHTMGEGFTWETQDKERDIAAALAAWEQAKALILDDTNAMVLLDEINIALRYGYISLDEVISFLQTQKPDMTHVVLTGRNAAEELIEIADLVTDMSLIKHPFRSGIKAQIGVEF
- the cbiB gene encoding adenosylcobinamide-phosphate synthase CbiB, which translates into the protein MSSFSDIELRALVLIAAILIDRMVGEPALLWRHLPHPVVFFGKLISFCDRKLNQKRRKWTGRRRRLHGLMAILFLVVIAGIAGYVASFGGLIADIVIVTILIAGKSLHDHIDAVAVALRRDISSARYAVSMIVGRQTNNLDEDEIARAAIETGAENLSDGVFAPALWYLALGLPGILIYKMTNTADSMIGYKNARYLAFGYGAAKFDDLLNYVPARLTALLIALAGMLKGSLRFSTLYLFVPDARTHSSPNSGWPEAAMAYALDIWLAGSRYYGNRLIVAPRMNPDGRLVESNDIQKSLEILTTAQILFLLAIALTLIWWHLAS
- a CDS encoding DUF6732 family protein, with amino-acid sequence MYKNKSCLLIFGFGIILNMASAPAFAHIGHFGEFAGHSHIAGAVLGGLAVGLAGILAINRKRRQDSDIKSANGARGNTGDNADDGGELPDVTEGTEQNA
- a CDS encoding precorrin-8X methylmutase; translation: MTTTYSYIKDPQTIYDASFAHVREQAQLGTFSGDDAEIAIRIIHACGMVDVAEQLVIDADATSTAVTALRAGAHIFCDCEMVASGITRRFLPADNPVRVTLNDPQTPARALADKTTRSAAAVDLWDERLEGGIVVIGNAPTALFRLLERMRDESVRPALILGFPVGFIGAAESKMALASLADEWSVAAKHATLEQPYAPPFITLHGTLGGSAIASAALNALAVIAGRSR
- the cobJ gene encoding precorrin-3B C(17)-methyltransferase, encoding MALTSRRPVMVALTASGLTLARSLASRIEADIHGLQSRCPDAPYLFDDTIAHIGALFVAGRPIIGICASGILIRAVAPYLSHKTADAPVLAMSDDGVNIVPLLGGHHGGLRIAKALASENDSHIAVTMAGNIAWSASLDEPPQGWRLANPDQAAPVMASLLAGTGAKRDGEAQASLDSWLAKVPHGDDVVLTATMQALAPANNQLVYCPQQLVLGVGCARGCAVEELMPHVLAHLDAHDLNPSAIAAVVSVDIKADEPAIKALAAHLDVPFLVYDVARLEAETPRLANPSEVVHAEIGAHGVAEAAALAASGINGRLLVEKQKSASSTMAVALLDQPCADITMLGGRKTGRVMLIGIGPGQSSWRTPEASRMVQMADELVGYGLYIDILGAIAAHIPRRDFKLGEEEARCRYALETAATGKDVAIICSGDAGIYAMGALVFELLDRTDDDGGVSDAARRVDVVSAPGISALQAAAARSGALLGHDFCTISLSDLLTPWTAIEQRIHAAGAGDFVIAFYNPVSMRRRSQLATARDILISYRGDAVPVLLAQNLGRPDENLIYRTLGTLDINEVDMLTVVMVGAGSSRMFERGTGPAIYTPRGYAKHLDNAVSKGKESKS
- a CDS encoding cobyric acid synthase; translation: MVDHAVFSPTDKPTPCLMIQGAGSNVGKSVLVAGLCRYFANQGLTVRPFKPQNMSNNAAATSDGGEIGRAQALQALACRVAASVDMNPVLLKPETDTGAQIIVQGKRFGSMRAKEYGTHKATLLPRVMDSFNRLCTTADIVIVEGAGSPAEVNLRAGDIANMGFAQAADIPVILVGDIDRGGVIASLVGTDMVLDNADSNLIKAFLINKFRGDTNLFNDGMKIIESHTKWDGVGILPWFADARLLPAEDILDIGSSQSMGSSDKALKIAVPLLQRIANFDDLDPLSVEPSIDLTLVQPGDVMPVDADVILIPGSKATISDLGFLRQQGWDADIINHVRRGGRVLGLCGGYQMLGNWVHDPYGIEGKAGSAEGLGLLDVETFLATDKTVRQVAATTADSGVLVSGYEIHIGRTRGNDRDRPLLMIEGRPEGAVSPSGLVAGSYVHGIFSSNDFRSAFMQQLGGIQSQLNYDDMVDEILDKLAEHIATHLDMDKIAKIAGL